Proteins from a genomic interval of Oceanispirochaeta crateris:
- a CDS encoding TAXI family TRAP transporter solute-binding subunit: protein MKKILTLSVLLLITAALVFAGGQGDSSSAPQRTFVTIGTGGVTGVYYPTGGAISKMVNQKYDDYGIKATVESTAGSVFNVNAILAGDLEFGIVQSDIQFQAYNGTSDWKEAGPQEKLRAVFSIHPESVTLLAADDANIETFEDIKGKIINIGSPGSGQRGNAIDIMNAYGIDWETDIKVESLKPSEAAKMLQDGRIDAYFYTVGHPNGSFKEATSGTRKAHFVPITNIDDLLASYPFYAASFIPISEYPNATNTADVATFGVKATLCTSSDVSDDVVYAITKEVFENLDTFKGLHPAFAVLTAESMLTGLSAPLHDGALKYFKEVGLK from the coding sequence ATGAAAAAAATTTTAACACTTTCTGTTTTATTGCTGATCACTGCTGCCCTGGTTTTTGCCGGTGGACAGGGTGACTCATCATCAGCACCACAGAGAACTTTTGTCACCATCGGAACTGGTGGAGTGACAGGTGTCTATTATCCTACAGGTGGTGCCATCAGTAAAATGGTGAATCAGAAATATGATGATTACGGTATTAAAGCTACCGTTGAATCAACCGCAGGTTCCGTATTCAATGTCAATGCCATTCTGGCAGGAGATCTTGAATTTGGTATTGTTCAGTCTGATATACAGTTTCAGGCTTACAATGGTACTAGTGACTGGAAAGAAGCAGGTCCACAGGAAAAACTGAGAGCCGTATTTTCAATTCACCCAGAGTCAGTTACTCTTCTAGCTGCAGATGATGCAAACATTGAGACTTTTGAAGACATCAAGGGAAAAATTATCAACATCGGTAGCCCTGGATCCGGTCAAAGAGGGAATGCCATCGACATTATGAATGCCTATGGAATTGACTGGGAAACAGACATCAAGGTCGAAAGTCTTAAGCCTTCAGAAGCTGCAAAAATGCTTCAGGATGGAAGAATTGATGCCTATTTCTATACTGTAGGACATCCTAACGGTTCCTTCAAAGAGGCTACCTCAGGTACTAGAAAAGCTCATTTTGTTCCCATCACAAATATTGACGACTTGCTGGCTAGTTACCCCTTTTATGCCGCATCCTTTATTCCTATCAGTGAATACCCCAATGCGACCAATACAGCTGATGTGGCCACTTTTGGTGTAAAAGCAACACTCTGTACTTCTTCTGATGTTTCCGATGATGTTGTTTATGCCATTACCAAAGAAGTTTTTGAAAACCTTGATACATTCAAGGGACTTCATCCGGCGTTTGCTGTCCTCACAGCCGAGAGTATGCTCACCGGTCTCTCTGCACCTCTTCATGATGGTGCTTTGAAATACTTCAAAGAAGTTGGTCTTAAATAA
- a CDS encoding TRAP transporter permease encodes MLKELENQPSDADLDKAQRIVDEAEGGTRNVESGISRWVIPVIAASWSIFQLAISSFILLESTLVRAIHLAFAICLVFLSHPLFKKPKKNRFLNYFAKTDRFTAVDYILAGAATLLALYIAIDYAGISLRQGIPLDRDIIFGFILVLMLLEAARRSLGPALPIVAIIFILYSFLGPYMPSVLAFKGVSVQRFIGQITLSTEGIYGVPLDVSATIVFLFVLFGAMLDKAGAGKYFVDLAFSLMGQYKGGPAKAAVLASGLTGMVSGSSIANTVTTGTFTIPLMKSVGYPAYKAAAVEVACSTNGQLMPPIMGAAAFIIAEYCNLEYVEVIRAAFIPAVVSYIALMYITHLEASKLGLKGVPKSDLPPFWKTFFAGIHFLIPLIFLIIELVVYRHSPALAAFRAILALAALIYIQNIYRAHKKNESIKKAVKHASWQIMTSLVAGGKNMMGIGVAVASAGIIVGVVTLGLGGIITEVIEVLSGGNFLLILVITAIASLILGMGLPTTANYIVMASLTAPVILTLGAKNGIVIPLIAAHLFVFFFGILADDTPPVGLAAFAASAIAKSDPIKTGIQGFTYDIRTAILPFMFIFNTELLLIGVDSVFYGIWIFISALIAMFAFAGLTQNYFFTKNKWFEGVLLGFSALTLLRPSLVGGWIGLSAAPKPMIMMMGIFLVALVYMYQRLRVRRSAA; translated from the coding sequence ATGTTAAAAGAACTTGAAAATCAACCTAGCGATGCAGACCTGGACAAGGCTCAAAGAATTGTTGATGAAGCGGAAGGGGGAACCCGAAACGTCGAGAGCGGTATCAGTCGCTGGGTCATTCCCGTCATTGCAGCATCCTGGTCAATATTTCAATTGGCAATCTCTTCTTTTATTTTGTTGGAGAGTACACTTGTCCGGGCCATACATCTGGCCTTTGCCATCTGCCTTGTATTTCTCAGTCATCCCTTATTCAAAAAACCTAAAAAAAACCGTTTTCTCAATTACTTCGCTAAAACCGACCGCTTTACCGCGGTTGATTACATACTAGCTGGGGCTGCCACATTGTTGGCCCTTTATATCGCCATTGATTACGCCGGAATCAGTCTACGTCAGGGGATTCCTCTTGATAGAGATATAATCTTTGGATTCATATTGGTTCTCATGCTCCTGGAGGCCGCCAGACGTTCTTTGGGTCCCGCATTGCCAATTGTGGCTATCATATTTATACTTTACAGCTTTCTCGGACCATACATGCCTTCTGTTCTGGCTTTTAAGGGTGTTTCTGTTCAGAGATTTATTGGTCAGATTACCCTTTCTACTGAAGGGATTTACGGTGTTCCTCTGGATGTGTCTGCAACCATTGTTTTCCTTTTTGTTCTATTTGGAGCCATGCTGGATAAGGCGGGTGCCGGAAAATACTTTGTAGATCTGGCCTTTAGTCTTATGGGTCAATACAAGGGCGGGCCAGCCAAGGCCGCCGTTCTGGCCAGTGGACTTACCGGAATGGTCTCCGGTTCGAGTATTGCCAATACGGTAACCACTGGGACCTTTACCATTCCTCTTATGAAGAGTGTCGGATATCCCGCCTATAAGGCTGCTGCTGTGGAGGTTGCCTGCAGTACCAATGGACAGCTCATGCCCCCCATTATGGGAGCCGCCGCCTTTATCATTGCTGAATACTGTAATCTGGAGTATGTGGAAGTTATCAGAGCCGCCTTCATACCGGCTGTGGTGTCTTACATTGCTCTTATGTACATCACTCATCTGGAGGCTTCTAAGCTGGGATTAAAAGGGGTTCCAAAGTCGGACTTACCTCCTTTCTGGAAGACTTTTTTTGCAGGGATTCATTTTTTGATTCCCCTCATCTTTCTCATTATTGAACTTGTCGTGTACAGACACTCACCCGCACTGGCGGCATTCCGAGCGATCCTTGCACTGGCAGCTCTCATTTATATTCAGAATATTTACAGGGCGCATAAGAAGAATGAATCCATAAAAAAAGCGGTGAAACATGCATCCTGGCAGATCATGACATCTCTAGTCGCCGGTGGTAAAAACATGATGGGAATCGGAGTCGCCGTTGCATCTGCAGGAATTATCGTCGGAGTAGTTACCCTTGGTCTGGGTGGAATCATCACAGAAGTGATTGAAGTTCTCTCTGGTGGGAATTTTCTCCTCATACTGGTTATTACGGCCATCGCCAGCCTGATTCTGGGTATGGGTCTTCCTACCACGGCAAACTACATTGTCATGGCCTCTTTGACTGCTCCTGTGATTTTAACATTGGGTGCCAAAAATGGAATTGTTATTCCTTTGATTGCAGCGCATCTATTTGTTTTCTTCTTTGGAATTCTTGCGGATGATACACCTCCTGTAGGATTAGCTGCTTTTGCCGCCTCGGCTATTGCAAAATCTGACCCCATTAAGACCGGTATACAGGGATTCACCTATGATATCAGAACGGCCATACTTCCCTTTATGTTTATATTTAACACCGAACTTCTCCTTATTGGCGTTGATTCTGTTTTCTATGGCATTTGGATCTTTATTTCTGCTCTGATCGCCATGTTTGCCTTTGCAGGATTGACTCAAAATTATTTTTTTACCAAGAACAAGTGGTTCGAAGGTGTTTTGCTGGGCTTCTCTGCACTGACTCTACTGCGTCCCTCCTTAGTGGGAGGATGGATAGGATTATCTGCGGCCCCCAAACCTATGATCATGATGATGGGGATTTTCCTTGTGGCTCTGGTCTATATGTATCAGCGTTTGAGGGTTAGAAGATCAGCAGCCTGA
- a CDS encoding DUF342 domain-containing protein, giving the protein MSDRISTDERFSLYYRNGYAVLRVYPPSSPENRVFAEEVMNRMKILGIPMVRMIRLEEIIERGDGKIEKLVEWPAGVHLSPSLQLRIGEDRMTAEVFIEPPKSGGGKVTEEQFQHLLEDHKILHGVHKNVIADCIAHERYNEWIEIAQGTAPIHGRGGKVKYFFSRAPGKPFRELPFGRIDLKELNFIQYKEAGDVLAELEEPVKPRDGRDVTGETVSASAAGEGETLIAGNLTEIRDGKIYALESGNVRLEKNAVVLEPVVTVDNVDYQTGNLVFQGSVIVKGHVADGFSIKASGDIQIGKSVGRVTLETGRNLLLQSGINGDKEGHLEVQGDLYTRFIESSFVHVKGSAFVSGALLNSTVKIGGGLMLEGGRCEIVGGLTVAKGWVKCRKIGSLYEAKTNVVVGVKPEELDVFFKILKDIEKLREEQDNLDKLVRHYTKLCSSSEATELNFRQKEQAEAQVMMMTRKIQDKSKDLQIMRKELTPSEESFVLAEDMIYMGTKISFGLLDFTPVQRGASKTILQARDGKIRETGYNPAQIPEEIKRLLPGKN; this is encoded by the coding sequence ATGTCGGACCGCATCAGTACTGATGAAAGATTCAGTCTCTATTATAGAAACGGTTATGCCGTATTACGAGTCTATCCCCCCTCATCTCCCGAGAATAGAGTTTTTGCCGAAGAGGTCATGAATCGCATGAAGATTCTGGGTATTCCCATGGTAAGAATGATCCGATTGGAGGAGATCATTGAGAGAGGGGATGGTAAAATCGAAAAATTGGTGGAATGGCCTGCCGGAGTTCATCTCTCTCCCTCCCTTCAACTGAGAATCGGGGAAGACAGAATGACAGCAGAAGTCTTTATTGAGCCTCCCAAAAGCGGCGGGGGTAAGGTCACAGAAGAACAGTTTCAGCATTTATTGGAAGATCATAAGATTTTGCATGGTGTACATAAGAATGTCATTGCCGATTGTATTGCCCACGAACGTTATAATGAGTGGATTGAAATAGCCCAAGGTACGGCTCCAATTCATGGACGGGGCGGTAAGGTTAAGTATTTTTTCAGCCGGGCTCCTGGAAAACCCTTCAGGGAGCTTCCCTTTGGACGAATTGATTTGAAAGAATTGAATTTTATTCAGTACAAAGAAGCAGGTGATGTTCTAGCCGAGCTTGAAGAACCCGTGAAGCCCCGGGATGGCAGGGATGTGACGGGTGAGACGGTCTCGGCCTCAGCTGCGGGAGAGGGCGAAACTCTCATTGCCGGAAACCTCACTGAGATTCGGGACGGAAAAATATATGCTCTTGAAAGCGGAAACGTCCGACTGGAGAAAAATGCCGTAGTTCTAGAGCCTGTGGTTACTGTCGACAATGTAGATTATCAAACAGGTAACCTCGTTTTTCAGGGTTCGGTTATCGTCAAAGGCCATGTGGCTGATGGTTTTAGTATCAAAGCTTCGGGTGATATTCAAATTGGTAAGAGTGTGGGACGGGTCACCCTTGAAACTGGCCGTAATCTTCTGCTTCAGTCTGGTATCAACGGTGATAAAGAAGGTCATCTGGAAGTGCAAGGTGATCTATATACCCGTTTCATTGAGAGCAGTTTTGTTCATGTGAAAGGATCTGCCTTTGTATCCGGAGCACTCCTTAACAGCACTGTTAAGATTGGTGGCGGTCTCATGCTCGAGGGCGGGCGCTGTGAGATTGTCGGTGGATTAACCGTGGCAAAGGGCTGGGTGAAATGCCGGAAAATTGGCAGCCTCTATGAAGCCAAAACCAATGTGGTTGTCGGAGTGAAACCGGAAGAGCTGGATGTGTTTTTTAAAATTCTGAAAGACATTGAAAAATTAAGAGAAGAACAGGACAATCTGGACAAACTGGTTCGCCATTATACAAAACTCTGTAGCTCTTCAGAGGCCACAGAATTGAATTTCAGGCAAAAGGAACAGGCCGAGGCTCAAGTGATGATGATGACCAGGAAGATTCAGGATAAATCAAAGGATCTTCAGATTATGAGAAAAGAATTGACTCCCTCAGAAGAGAGTTTTGTCCTTGCTGAAGACATGATTTACATGGGAACCAAAATCAGTTTTGGCCTGCTGGATTTTACACCCGTACAAAGAGGCGCCAGTAAGACAATCCTACAGGCCAGGGATGGTAAAATTAGGGAAACCGGCTATAACCCGGCTCAGATTCCCGAAGAGATTAAAAGACTATTACCTGGTAAAAACTAA
- a CDS encoding DMT family transporter, with protein MKNNKQAVLLAILAVILWSTVATAFKKSLMLLSPFDLLLLSSIWSVVLLFIVVIVQYRGFSGFILTRKTFRIYLLGGLLNPGSYYLVLFASYDLLPAQIAQPLNYTWPLMLVLLSVPILKKRPTKQDAISLAICLAGLVLISQGGNRFQMGALSLKGIFLALLSAVIWAVYWLAGQRHSGSESSSLFWNFFLVIPLLVLLKPMISPGFPPLNSSVLLWTAWVGLFEMGITFVIWGLALAKADQPARISHLVYLSPFLSLLWISLILKETIALTTVAGLFIIIIGIFVKEIRSVKN; from the coding sequence ATGAAAAACAACAAACAGGCCGTCTTACTGGCAATTTTGGCTGTGATCCTCTGGTCAACAGTCGCCACAGCCTTTAAGAAATCTCTTATGCTGCTTAGTCCCTTTGATCTTCTCCTGTTATCCTCAATCTGGTCTGTTGTCCTCCTATTCATCGTCGTGATCGTACAATACAGGGGATTCTCAGGATTTATTTTGACGAGGAAGACATTTCGGATCTATCTTCTTGGCGGCCTTCTCAATCCCGGAAGCTACTACCTCGTTCTATTTGCCAGCTATGACCTTCTGCCGGCTCAAATTGCGCAACCTCTCAATTATACCTGGCCCCTCATGCTGGTTCTGCTTTCTGTCCCCATCCTCAAAAAAAGGCCAACAAAACAGGATGCTATATCTTTGGCCATCTGCCTAGCGGGACTTGTCCTTATCAGCCAAGGAGGCAACCGTTTTCAAATGGGAGCCCTCAGTCTCAAGGGAATCTTTTTGGCATTATTGAGTGCCGTCATCTGGGCGGTCTACTGGCTGGCCGGACAGAGGCATTCAGGCTCAGAGAGTTCCAGTCTGTTTTGGAATTTTTTCCTGGTCATTCCCCTGCTTGTCCTATTAAAGCCGATGATCTCGCCTGGTTTTCCGCCCCTCAACTCCTCGGTGTTACTCTGGACCGCCTGGGTGGGACTCTTTGAAATGGGAATTACCTTTGTTATATGGGGATTGGCCCTGGCAAAGGCTGACCAGCCGGCCCGGATCAGCCATCTGGTTTATCTTTCACCCTTTCTGTCTCTTTTATGGATTTCACTGATTTTAAAAGAAACCATTGCCCTGACGACTGTGGCCGGTCTTTTTATCATTATTATTGGAATTTTTGTCAAAGAAATCAGATCTGTAAAAAATTGA
- a CDS encoding RNA methyltransferase, with amino-acid sequence MTTSFLNRIRIVLCHPEGSLNIGAVCRSMENMGISKLTLVGDMSGIDTSQVKMMALHALPIFENARVCDSLNEALSETVMAAGISRRRGKHRKKLSYLPEELASMAAATCSGEMALVFGNEQNGLSDNEMAACTMACHIPGNPKNPSLNLSHAVQLLCYVFFRQAEAGLGDRSPVPLLKIEALADTVESTLKESGYYDKTDRYNTRLFFRDIFARAALSEKEADHLEKVFQKLKHLNLNHKESK; translated from the coding sequence ATGACCACAAGCTTTCTAAACCGCATTAGAATAGTTCTCTGCCATCCCGAGGGAAGCCTGAATATCGGCGCCGTATGCCGCAGCATGGAGAACATGGGCATCAGCAAGCTCACTCTAGTCGGCGATATGAGCGGAATTGACACGAGTCAGGTCAAGATGATGGCCCTTCATGCCCTACCCATTTTTGAGAATGCTAGAGTTTGTGACTCATTAAATGAGGCACTCAGTGAAACAGTCATGGCGGCGGGGATAAGCCGAAGGCGGGGCAAACACCGAAAAAAGTTGTCCTACCTGCCGGAAGAACTGGCGTCTATGGCCGCGGCAACCTGTTCGGGAGAGATGGCTTTGGTCTTTGGAAATGAACAAAACGGCTTGAGTGATAATGAGATGGCTGCTTGTACGATGGCCTGTCATATCCCGGGCAACCCTAAGAATCCCTCATTGAACCTATCTCATGCGGTACAGCTCCTGTGCTATGTTTTCTTCAGACAGGCAGAAGCAGGACTGGGGGACCGTTCTCCCGTTCCTTTGTTAAAAATTGAGGCCCTTGCAGATACGGTGGAGTCGACTCTCAAGGAGTCCGGATACTATGATAAGACGGACCGTTATAATACGCGCTTATTCTTCAGGGATATTTTTGCCAGAGCCGCTCTATCAGAGAAGGAAGCAGACCACCTGGAAAAAGTTTTCCAGAAGCTGAAGCATTTGAATTTAAATCACAAAGAATCAAAATGA
- a CDS encoding DMT family transporter has translation MKEKNNQTTAIIALSVAVILWGGSFSAMRTTLLYLNPMSVMWLRMVLASLVILPFSSRLRPPKGWKKDIKYLLPMVLFQPCLYFLLESNALRFTTSSQAGVISSFVPLFVSLGAWMFLKEKLHKRGIWGLILSISGVVALTLLNKSNESGQRLILGNIMEVGAMVCAAANMLIIKKLSSRYNPWTMTMMQCFAGVIFFMPGFFLIQEQGWVLNSQTILLLLYLGAPVSLGAFGLYNLGMSRMTASGASVFINLVPVVAVLAGWILLNESLTALQMMASIAVILGVLLSQLRASSEMRERNRSKRSGSKIDPLWS, from the coding sequence ATGAAAGAAAAAAATAACCAAACAACGGCCATCATCGCCCTAAGCGTTGCCGTTATTCTCTGGGGAGGATCATTCAGCGCCATGCGGACGACACTGCTGTATTTGAATCCTATGTCTGTCATGTGGCTCAGAATGGTACTGGCCTCTCTGGTTATTCTTCCCTTTTCATCCAGACTAAGACCGCCAAAGGGGTGGAAAAAAGATATAAAATACCTCCTGCCGATGGTTCTATTTCAACCCTGCCTCTATTTTTTGCTTGAATCCAATGCCCTTCGTTTTACAACGTCTTCTCAGGCCGGTGTTATCTCTTCATTTGTACCACTCTTTGTGTCTTTAGGAGCTTGGATGTTCTTAAAGGAAAAACTGCATAAAAGAGGTATTTGGGGATTAATCCTGTCCATAAGCGGTGTTGTTGCGTTGACACTCTTAAATAAGAGCAATGAGTCGGGACAAAGGTTGATCCTTGGGAATATTATGGAAGTTGGAGCCATGGTTTGTGCTGCAGCCAATATGTTGATCATTAAAAAATTGTCATCCCGCTATAATCCCTGGACAATGACTATGATGCAATGTTTTGCAGGGGTTATTTTCTTTATGCCCGGTTTTTTCCTAATCCAGGAGCAGGGGTGGGTTCTGAACAGTCAGACCATCCTGCTTCTTCTCTATCTGGGAGCTCCGGTCAGTCTGGGTGCCTTTGGTCTTTACAATCTAGGAATGAGCCGTATGACCGCCTCGGGTGCCTCTGTGTTTATCAATCTGGTCCCTGTGGTGGCCGTCCTGGCAGGATGGATCTTATTAAACGAGTCATTGACAGCCCTGCAGATGATGGCCTCGATAGCCGTGATCCTAGGGGTTTTGCTCAGTCAACTGAGAGCTTCTTCAGAGATGAGGGAAAGGAACAGGAGTAAAAGATCTGGATCAAAAATCGATCCGCTCTGGTCCTGA
- a CDS encoding HD domain-containing phosphohydrolase — protein sequence MQYRLGSKLLFLKITLLFVFFGLIVGYMSFLTSTALSSFEIYQTFKREFSERLQDLFDSDEPDLLYKAFVDTPQVGNELKRVLSNLIPQDHKDKIGLSLYSHKPDDSEWINLFSQGFPQTEESIPTGLKNQLQSAIGKKHIYNPDIFIGMEGRKELFFDLTSENDNMYYILHVSLEREGLLKFLESEKRTFISFTTIVLTLSLILGAFFAKSLSRPIQKLAEQALLFSKGDMEVHFKSKRLDDIGILARSLDKMSLNLKHRFDSMQTMNRIDKAVLSSLSRRDLLKKVANYISEQFDSNPVAVFVHRKDGAVLSALVPDRNITLGRIISFQTLPEHFLNISNDIREMSDNDLEIHKDILLPDLIQEETIAIPILNNEERMATLIISQNQFSDQDREALGMLADQVGVALRSMNEVEQREDMSKGILMALTRSVDAKSRWTAGHSERVSSLSIALGKKLNMNTEEIQNIRIAALLHDIGKLGIPEAILDKPGRLSEEEFTIIKSHPQKGDTIIQDLPGFEEVRMGVRHHHEKWDGSGYPDGLSGKRIPLIARILTLADVYDAISEDRPYRKGFTPEESYTFLQDQSGSIFDPDLLLLFLSLISEEALS from the coding sequence ATGCAATATCGTCTAGGTTCCAAGTTACTATTCCTTAAAATCACACTCCTATTTGTGTTTTTTGGGCTGATTGTCGGTTATATGTCTTTTTTGACGAGTACAGCCTTAAGCTCTTTTGAGATTTATCAGACCTTCAAACGCGAGTTTTCCGAAAGATTACAGGATTTATTTGATTCGGATGAACCGGATTTATTATACAAAGCCTTCGTTGATACCCCTCAGGTAGGAAATGAATTAAAGAGGGTTCTGTCCAACCTCATACCCCAGGACCATAAAGACAAGATTGGTTTGAGTCTCTACAGTCATAAGCCTGATGATTCAGAATGGATAAACCTCTTCTCCCAAGGATTTCCCCAAACAGAGGAGTCAATCCCAACAGGACTGAAAAACCAGCTTCAAAGTGCCATAGGAAAAAAACACATTTATAATCCGGATATATTCATTGGAATGGAAGGTAGAAAAGAACTTTTTTTCGATCTTACCTCTGAAAATGACAATATGTATTACATTCTGCATGTCTCATTAGAGCGGGAAGGACTCCTAAAATTTTTAGAAAGCGAAAAAAGGACATTTATTTCATTTACAACCATCGTTCTCACCCTCTCTCTCATCCTGGGGGCCTTTTTTGCAAAATCTCTTTCAAGACCCATTCAAAAACTGGCCGAACAGGCCCTCCTTTTCTCAAAAGGGGATATGGAAGTTCATTTCAAAAGCAAGCGCCTGGATGATATAGGCATCCTGGCCCGTTCTTTGGATAAGATGAGTCTAAATCTAAAACACCGATTTGACTCAATGCAAACCATGAACAGGATAGACAAGGCCGTCCTGTCTTCCCTATCCCGCAGGGATCTTCTGAAAAAAGTGGCGAACTATATTTCTGAACAGTTTGATTCAAATCCGGTTGCAGTGTTTGTCCATCGTAAGGATGGAGCAGTGCTTTCAGCCCTGGTTCCCGACAGAAATATTACTCTAGGCAGGATCATTTCCTTCCAAACCCTCCCGGAACACTTTCTGAACATCAGTAATGACATCCGTGAAATGAGTGACAATGATTTAGAAATTCATAAGGACATACTTCTTCCCGATCTGATACAGGAAGAAACAATTGCCATCCCTATCCTAAACAATGAAGAACGGATGGCGACTCTCATTATCTCCCAGAATCAGTTTTCAGATCAGGACAGAGAAGCCCTGGGAATGCTCGCAGATCAGGTTGGTGTAGCCCTGCGCAGTATGAATGAAGTGGAACAAAGGGAGGACATGTCAAAGGGGATTCTGATGGCCCTAACCCGTAGCGTCGATGCTAAATCCCGATGGACTGCAGGACATAGCGAACGGGTCTCATCATTGTCTATCGCCCTGGGCAAAAAGTTGAACATGAATACTGAAGAAATCCAAAATATACGCATCGCCGCTCTCTTACATGATATTGGTAAACTGGGTATTCCAGAGGCAATCCTGGACAAACCTGGAAGACTCTCTGAGGAAGAATTTACAATCATTAAGAGTCATCCGCAAAAGGGAGATACGATCATACAAGACTTACCAGGATTCGAAGAAGTCAGGATGGGAGTCAGGCATCATCATGAGAAATGGGATGGCAGCGGCTACCCCGATGGATTGTCAGGAAAGAGGATTCCCCTCATTGCCAGAATCCTCACCCTGGCGGATGTGTATGATGCCATCAGTGAAGATCGTCCATACCGCAAGGGTTTTACCCCTGAAGAAAGTTATACCTTCCTTCAGGACCAGAGCGGATCGATTTTTGATCCAGATCTTTTACTCCTGTTCCTTTCCCTCATCTCTGAAGAAGCTCTCAGTTGA